From one Catharus ustulatus isolate bCatUst1 chromosome 1, bCatUst1.pri.v2, whole genome shotgun sequence genomic stretch:
- the CCR9 gene encoding C-C chemokine receptor type 9, translated as MAGGSQETAASADSSTGKRPAQDGHPSSSSSPHRHRGSGAPPLRTRPPLPSPPPWAARPASLGPCGWVTHPGKSSLDYYRNDSMVLSLCENPVNSTDFMCDKRQVRQFAQAFLPVFFWLIFTVGTAGNTLVVLVYCKYHFRRSMMDRYLLHLAIADLLLLFTFPFWAKAASDGWIFKDFMCKVVNSMYKINFYGCSLLLTCISFDRYITIVQAMKAKTCKRRWLLRSRLMCLAVWLTSVSLCIPEIIYSQSTQVGDVTVCKIMYPPNVSVIFRVMILALKVIIGFFLPLFVMVICYSLIINTLLQAKRSQKQKSLKIITMIITAFLLSQFPYNIVLLVKAINTYTGVVYSCQAAIQLDIGLQVTQSIAFLHSCLNPFLYVFAGERFRMALGRMMQSCSCCWSRGQEHSSACDSQENSSNWSFAMLGRRRVRNSLILNTNWTCSTMSPPCKVIL; from the exons ATGGCGGGCGGCAGCCAGGAAACGGCGGCGTCAGCTGACAGCTCCACCGGGAAACGGCCGGCGCAGGACGggcatccctcctcctcctcctccccccaccGGCACCGCGGCAGTGGCGCTCCACCCCTCCGAACCCGGCCTCCTCTTCCCTCGCCTCCCCCGTGGGCAGCTCGTCCTGCGAGCCTGGGCCCCTGCGGCTGG GTCACACATCCTGGCAAGAGTAGCCTGGATTACTACAGGAATGACAGCATGGTGCTGTCCCTCTGTGAAAACCCAGTGAACAGCACAGACTTCATGTGCGACAAGAGGCAGGTCAGGCAGTTTGCTCAAGCCTTCCTGCCTGTGTTTTTCTGGCTCATCTTCACTGTGGGCACAGCGGGGAACACCTTGGTGGTGCTTGTCTATTGCAAATACCACTTCAGGAGGAGCATGATGGATCGGTACCTGCTGCACCTGGCCATTGCTGACCTGCTGCTCCTTTTCACATTCCCCTTCTGGGCCAAGGCTGCTTCTGATGGATGGATCTTTAAGGACTTCATGTGCAAAGTTGTCAACAGCATGTACAAGATCAATTTCTATGGCTGCAGCTTGCTTCTAACCTGCATCAGCTTTGACAGGTACATAACTATAGTCCAAGcaatgaaagctaaaacttgtAAGCGAAGGTGGCTCCTGCGCAGCAGGCTCATGTGCCTGGCTGTCTGGCTGACATCTGTGAGCCTGTGCATCCCAGAAATCATTTACAGCCAGAGCACACAGGTGGGTGATGTAACAGTTTGCAAAATTATGTACCCACCAAACGTCAGTGTGATCTTCAGAGTTATGATCCTGGCCTTGAAAGTCATCATAGGATTCTTCCTCCCCCTCTTTGTCATGGTGATTTGTTACTCCCTTATCATCAACACCCTCCTACAAGCCAAAAGATCCCAAAAGCAGAAGTCACTGAAGATCATCACCATGATCATCActgctttcctcctctctcaGTTCCCATACAATATTGTTTTGCTGGTCAAAGCCATCAACACCTACACCGGGGTGGTGTACAGTTGTCAGGCTGCCATCCAGCTGGACATCGGGCTGCAGGTCACCCAGAGCATCGCCTTCCTCCACAGCTGCCTCAACCCCTTCCTCTATGTCTTTGCTGGTGAGCGGTTCAGGATGGCGCTGGGCAGGATGATGCAAAGCTgtagctgctgctggagcaggggccAGGAGCACTCCTCTGCATGTGATAGCCAGGAGAACAGCTCAAACTGGTCCTTTGCCATGCTGGGGAGGCGGCGGGTTAGGAACTCCCTGATCCTTAACACCAACTGGACCTGCTCTACTATGTCCCCTCCTTGCAAAGTCATCCTGTAA
- the TMPPE gene encoding transmembrane protein with metallophosphoesterase domain isoform X1, whose protein sequence is MCFVDPRHPFITTLLTTGDLCRTEGNSQEAKMISFKQLPIEAKAAVAAGVVFFSMMLSRSYLAEKLDFRTRRWLLRLQMALFANTLMLMGSLHVWRSTVTTFTRSSAANSFCFMLWKIAVFVFLALAHSSFFTLLFLVAEEPYFFSLAAYTCLGAYIILIFFLFTLGSVEQAYKFLAGRGAKAGTGNKNRTALKPVLAVLLTVVLTVVGLLNASQPPTVNSVEIPVHKLPSTMNNLKVVLLSDIHLGPTVGKTKLAMIVRMVKALKPDITVIVGDLSDAEAKIIRPAVEPLGELDSPLGTYFVTGNHEYYTSDVSNWFELLKSFNIQPLHNENVKIVSPKSTSDWFCLAGVDDIEADVLRYSGHGMDLKKALRGCSSEHAMVLLAHQPIAAKWALQERPDINLILSGHTHGGQIFPLNAGAYLLNPFFVGLYQVGQNTFVYVSPGTMYYGIPMRLGSRAEITEIILRSP, encoded by the exons ATGT GCTTTGTTGACCCAAGGCATCCCTTCATAACCACATTATTGACTACTGGAGACCTCTGCAGAACAGAAGGGAACAGTCAGGAAGCAAAGATGATCTCCTTCAAGCAACTACCCATTGAAGCAaaggctgcagtggctgcaggagtGGTTTTCTTCTCCATGATGCTATCACGGAGTTACCTGGCAGAAAAACTCGATTTCAGGACACGGCGCTGGCTTCTAAGGCTTCAAATGGCACTATTTGCTAATACACTCATGTTGATGGGGTCTCTTCATGTTTGGAGAAGTACAGTCACCACGTTCACCAGGTCTTCAGCTGCCAACTCCTTCTGTTTCATGCTGTGGAAAATAGCTGTGTTCGTGTTTCTAGCTTTGGCTCATTCAAGCTTCTTTACCTTGCTATTTCTTGTTGCAGAAGAAccctatttcttttctttagctGCCTACACTTGCTTGGGGGCTTATATTATTCtcatctttttcctcttcactcTAGGCTCTGTAGAGCAGGCTTACAAGTTCTTGGCTGGGAGAGGTGCTAAGGCAGGCACTGGCAACAAGAACAGAACAGCACTGAAACCAGTTCTGGCAGTCTTACTGACTGTTGTGCTGACTGTTGTTGGGCTGTTAAATGCTTCCCAGCCTCCTACTGTGAATTCAGTGGAGATTCCAGTTCACAAGCTGCCCTCAACAATGAATAACCTGAAAGTGGTGTTGCTTTCAGATATCCATCTGGGGCCTACAGTTGGGAAGACCAAACTTGCCATGATAGTGAGAATGGTTAAGGCTTTAAAACCAGATATCACCGTGATTGTTGGGGACCTATCTGATGCTGAGGCAAAGATCATACGACCTGCTGTTGAGCCTCTTGGAGAACTTGATTCCCCTTTGGGGACTTACTTTGTCACAGGAAACCATGAGTACTACACCTCAGATGTTAGCAACTGGTTTGAGCTGTTAAAATCATTTAACATTCAGCCGTTGCATAATGAGAATGTGAAGATTGTTTCACCAAAGAGCACTTCTGATTGGTTCTGTCTGGCTGGCGTGGATGACATTGAAGCAGATGTGTTGCGCTATTCGGGACATGGCATGGATTTGAAAAAAGCTCTCAGAGGTTGTAGCAGTGAGCATGCAATGGTGCTCTTAGCTCATCAGCCAATTGCTGCAAAGTGGGCCCTTCAGGAGAGACCAGACATAAATTTAATTCTCTCTGGCCATACTCATGGAGGGCAGATTTTCCCTCTAAATGCTGGAGCTTATCTTCTGAATCCATTCTTTGTTGGCTTGTACCAAGTTGGGCAGAATACCTTCGTCTACGTCAGCCCGGGGACGATGTACTATGGAATACCTATgaggctgggcagcagagctgaaataACAGAGATTATTCTGCGTTCTCCTTGA
- the TMPPE gene encoding transmembrane protein with metallophosphoesterase domain isoform X2, producing MISFKQLPIEAKAAVAAGVVFFSMMLSRSYLAEKLDFRTRRWLLRLQMALFANTLMLMGSLHVWRSTVTTFTRSSAANSFCFMLWKIAVFVFLALAHSSFFTLLFLVAEEPYFFSLAAYTCLGAYIILIFFLFTLGSVEQAYKFLAGRGAKAGTGNKNRTALKPVLAVLLTVVLTVVGLLNASQPPTVNSVEIPVHKLPSTMNNLKVVLLSDIHLGPTVGKTKLAMIVRMVKALKPDITVIVGDLSDAEAKIIRPAVEPLGELDSPLGTYFVTGNHEYYTSDVSNWFELLKSFNIQPLHNENVKIVSPKSTSDWFCLAGVDDIEADVLRYSGHGMDLKKALRGCSSEHAMVLLAHQPIAAKWALQERPDINLILSGHTHGGQIFPLNAGAYLLNPFFVGLYQVGQNTFVYVSPGTMYYGIPMRLGSRAEITEIILRSP from the coding sequence ATGATCTCCTTCAAGCAACTACCCATTGAAGCAaaggctgcagtggctgcaggagtGGTTTTCTTCTCCATGATGCTATCACGGAGTTACCTGGCAGAAAAACTCGATTTCAGGACACGGCGCTGGCTTCTAAGGCTTCAAATGGCACTATTTGCTAATACACTCATGTTGATGGGGTCTCTTCATGTTTGGAGAAGTACAGTCACCACGTTCACCAGGTCTTCAGCTGCCAACTCCTTCTGTTTCATGCTGTGGAAAATAGCTGTGTTCGTGTTTCTAGCTTTGGCTCATTCAAGCTTCTTTACCTTGCTATTTCTTGTTGCAGAAGAAccctatttcttttctttagctGCCTACACTTGCTTGGGGGCTTATATTATTCtcatctttttcctcttcactcTAGGCTCTGTAGAGCAGGCTTACAAGTTCTTGGCTGGGAGAGGTGCTAAGGCAGGCACTGGCAACAAGAACAGAACAGCACTGAAACCAGTTCTGGCAGTCTTACTGACTGTTGTGCTGACTGTTGTTGGGCTGTTAAATGCTTCCCAGCCTCCTACTGTGAATTCAGTGGAGATTCCAGTTCACAAGCTGCCCTCAACAATGAATAACCTGAAAGTGGTGTTGCTTTCAGATATCCATCTGGGGCCTACAGTTGGGAAGACCAAACTTGCCATGATAGTGAGAATGGTTAAGGCTTTAAAACCAGATATCACCGTGATTGTTGGGGACCTATCTGATGCTGAGGCAAAGATCATACGACCTGCTGTTGAGCCTCTTGGAGAACTTGATTCCCCTTTGGGGACTTACTTTGTCACAGGAAACCATGAGTACTACACCTCAGATGTTAGCAACTGGTTTGAGCTGTTAAAATCATTTAACATTCAGCCGTTGCATAATGAGAATGTGAAGATTGTTTCACCAAAGAGCACTTCTGATTGGTTCTGTCTGGCTGGCGTGGATGACATTGAAGCAGATGTGTTGCGCTATTCGGGACATGGCATGGATTTGAAAAAAGCTCTCAGAGGTTGTAGCAGTGAGCATGCAATGGTGCTCTTAGCTCATCAGCCAATTGCTGCAAAGTGGGCCCTTCAGGAGAGACCAGACATAAATTTAATTCTCTCTGGCCATACTCATGGAGGGCAGATTTTCCCTCTAAATGCTGGAGCTTATCTTCTGAATCCATTCTTTGTTGGCTTGTACCAAGTTGGGCAGAATACCTTCGTCTACGTCAGCCCGGGGACGATGTACTATGGAATACCTATgaggctgggcagcagagctgaaataACAGAGATTATTCTGCGTTCTCCTTGA